A portion of the Ferrovum sp. JA12 genome contains these proteins:
- the ccmB gene encoding heme exporter protein CcmB: MNLFATLFTLVRRDLTLALRHKSELLTALFFFVIVVNLLPLGVGPDPKLLSKIAPGVVWIGALLATLLGLPRLFAHDYQDGTLEQLSLSPHSFTVIILGKIMAHWLVAGLPVVLITPLLGIQFNLSGPIIGVLMLTLLLGTPILSLIGSIGAALTLGVRGGGVLLSLLILPLYIPVLIFGAGATEAYRAGLDMSGYFWLLAALDLLALFFAPWVSAIALKVALE; the protein is encoded by the coding sequence ATGAACCTCTTTGCGACACTCTTCACTCTCGTTCGCCGTGACCTGACCCTGGCTTTGCGTCATAAATCAGAACTGTTAACCGCTTTATTTTTCTTTGTAATCGTAGTGAATCTGCTGCCCTTGGGGGTGGGTCCCGACCCTAAGCTATTGAGTAAAATAGCGCCTGGGGTGGTGTGGATTGGCGCGCTACTAGCTACACTTTTAGGTTTACCACGATTATTTGCCCATGACTATCAAGATGGCACCTTAGAGCAACTCTCCCTTTCACCACACTCCTTTACGGTGATTATCTTAGGTAAAATCATGGCGCACTGGCTCGTGGCAGGTCTGCCTGTGGTATTAATTACGCCACTTCTGGGAATTCAATTTAATTTATCCGGTCCTATAATTGGAGTACTTATGTTAACTCTGTTACTGGGTACTCCTATACTGTCGCTGATTGGCTCCATAGGTGCGGCACTGACTTTAGGCGTTCGCGGCGGCGGAGTCCTGTTATCATTATTAATTTTACCGCTTTATATTCCAGTATTGATTTTTGGAGCGGGGGCAACGGAAGCTTATCGCGCTGGCCTTGATATGTCAGGATATTTTTGGTTATTGGCAGCTCTGGATTTGTTGGCGTTATTTTTTGCTCCTTGGGTAAGCGCCATCGCCCTTAAGGTAGCTTTAGAATAG
- the ccmA gene encoding cytochrome c biogenesis heme-transporting ATPase CcmA, with translation MINLSCQRGERLLFEGVSFSLRTHQWCHVTGENGAGKTSLLRLCAGLASPLTGEVRWQGTRLQEDLDRFHQDLLYLGHASALKEELTALENLTLMSRLDGIQVNEEAILQVLDRWGLLGREELPVRVLSAGQRRRVLLSRLSLKPCPLWVLDEPFNALDRRAINTLYDLLNRHVEQGGLLLMTSHQEIEMSPGIVLSL, from the coding sequence GTGATTAATCTTAGTTGCCAGCGCGGTGAGCGGTTACTCTTTGAAGGAGTTTCTTTTTCATTGAGAACTCATCAATGGTGTCACGTTACCGGTGAAAACGGTGCCGGTAAAACCAGTCTCTTAAGATTGTGTGCCGGTCTTGCCTCGCCCTTGACGGGAGAGGTGCGTTGGCAGGGCACCCGACTCCAAGAGGACCTTGATCGCTTTCATCAAGATTTACTGTACTTAGGCCATGCCAGCGCCCTCAAAGAGGAGCTCACCGCCCTCGAGAATCTCACTCTCATGAGCCGCCTTGACGGTATTCAGGTCAATGAAGAAGCCATTTTACAAGTATTGGATCGCTGGGGCTTATTAGGTCGCGAAGAATTACCCGTTAGGGTATTGTCCGCTGGACAACGTCGGCGCGTATTGCTCTCACGCTTAAGTCTCAAACCGTGCCCTCTATGGGTTCTTGATGAACCCTTTAATGCCCTTGATCGGCGAGCCATCAATACTTTATACGATTTATTAAACCGTCATGTTGAACAAGGTGGATTGTTACTCATGACAAGTCACCAAGAGATAGAAATGAGTCCGGGGATCGTTCTTAGCCTATGA
- a CDS encoding heavy metal translocating P-type ATPase: MKKNLAVSGMTCASCVAHVEGALSKVEGVSAALVNLATESAEVELDDKSLSEGIDAQLVRAVVAAGYGAKIQQKDVFHQEDLRIMAEIHAERRQLIGSLLLATPLVLSMLVTLINAKWMLPNAVAFALATPVQFYFGRRFLIGAWRQVSHGSANMDVLVSLGTLAAYSLSLYQWLVQGSHDTYFEASAVVITLVSLGKYLEHRARREASSAIRQLQSLRPDMSRIIDKGRPVRFNRLIATQYLMPGDRILIPAGERIGSDGVVEEGESEVDESLITGESVPVPKKTGDKVLAGTLNGMGRLVIKVSASSERSTLANIIERVVAAQANKPPIQRLVDRVSQIFVPVVLVVAVITLAVNYWLGVGLDISLIRAVSVLVIACPCALGLATPVSIMVGTGLAAQRGILIRDASALEETHRVQRVVFDKTGTLTQGMPALVHIRVAGHDEVGEILAIVAGLQTGVSHPLALAVLKRAQEEGVTALVCEESKVLAGQGVEGVINMAGVRERYRLMSRSSCIAQGGVIAADQLTQTTPEQLEGSDTHSVLVKVNGTELELLAELSFADLLRPEALEAIQQLQAQSLKVAILSGDHQGSVRRVAQILGIDEMSASLTPAAKLERLHSWQKEGETVAMVGDGINDAPALAQANVGIAMGSGTDVANSAASITLLRADLRLVAEAIYLSRATWKTIQQNLFWAFFYNVIGIPLAAMGYLSPILAGFAMAVSSVTVVTNALLLRRK; the protein is encoded by the coding sequence ATGAAAAAAAACCTTGCGGTTTCCGGAATGACCTGTGCTTCCTGTGTCGCCCATGTTGAGGGGGCGCTATCCAAGGTGGAAGGGGTGAGCGCGGCGCTGGTGAATTTAGCCACGGAGAGCGCTGAAGTGGAGCTCGATGATAAGTCTCTCTCGGAGGGGATTGATGCACAACTAGTACGCGCTGTGGTAGCGGCGGGCTATGGTGCTAAGATTCAACAAAAGGACGTGTTTCATCAGGAGGATCTGCGCATCATGGCGGAAATCCATGCTGAACGTCGCCAATTGATAGGTAGTCTCCTCTTGGCAACGCCCTTGGTATTATCTATGCTAGTCACCCTCATCAATGCTAAATGGATGCTACCTAATGCCGTGGCCTTTGCTCTGGCTACTCCAGTGCAGTTTTATTTTGGTCGACGCTTTTTAATAGGTGCTTGGCGCCAGGTTAGCCATGGTTCTGCTAACATGGATGTATTGGTGAGCTTAGGGACTCTTGCGGCTTATTCTTTAAGTCTCTATCAATGGTTGGTGCAAGGTAGTCATGATACGTATTTTGAAGCCAGCGCTGTAGTCATTACACTCGTCTCCTTAGGGAAATATTTAGAGCATCGGGCACGCCGCGAGGCAAGCTCTGCTATTCGCCAGTTACAATCCTTGCGCCCTGATATGTCGCGCATCATTGATAAGGGCCGTCCTGTCCGCTTTAACCGCTTAATTGCCACGCAATATTTAATGCCCGGGGATCGAATTCTGATACCTGCCGGCGAGCGTATTGGCAGCGATGGCGTGGTGGAGGAGGGTGAGAGTGAGGTGGATGAATCCTTAATCACCGGCGAGAGTGTTCCGGTGCCTAAAAAAACTGGCGATAAGGTGCTAGCGGGGACTTTAAATGGTATGGGTCGCCTCGTGATAAAGGTCAGTGCGAGCAGTGAGCGCAGCACGCTCGCTAACATCATTGAACGGGTGGTGGCGGCACAAGCGAACAAACCCCCTATTCAGCGCCTCGTTGATCGAGTGAGTCAGATTTTTGTGCCTGTGGTACTGGTGGTGGCCGTGATCACATTAGCCGTTAACTATTGGTTAGGTGTTGGGCTGGATATCTCGCTGATTCGTGCCGTATCTGTGCTGGTAATCGCTTGTCCCTGTGCCCTAGGTTTAGCCACGCCTGTTTCTATTATGGTGGGCACAGGCCTAGCGGCCCAACGGGGTATTTTGATCCGTGATGCCAGCGCGTTAGAGGAAACCCATCGCGTTCAACGCGTGGTATTTGATAAAACGGGCACCCTGACGCAAGGCATGCCCGCACTCGTTCACATCCGAGTGGCGGGTCATGACGAGGTAGGAGAGATCCTTGCTATTGTAGCGGGACTGCAGACGGGAGTGAGTCACCCCTTGGCCTTGGCCGTGTTAAAGAGAGCGCAAGAGGAAGGGGTCACGGCCTTGGTGTGTGAAGAATCTAAAGTATTAGCTGGTCAAGGCGTGGAGGGGGTCATCAACATGGCGGGAGTGAGAGAGCGTTACCGCTTAATGAGTCGCTCCAGTTGTATTGCCCAAGGAGGAGTGATTGCGGCGGATCAGCTGACTCAGACAACACCCGAACAATTGGAGGGCAGTGATACTCACTCTGTATTGGTGAAGGTGAATGGCACTGAGCTTGAGTTATTAGCCGAGCTGAGTTTTGCCGACCTCCTGCGCCCTGAAGCCCTTGAAGCCATTCAACAATTACAAGCGCAATCCTTGAAGGTGGCTATACTTTCAGGGGACCACCAGGGCTCGGTGCGTCGGGTGGCACAGATACTTGGGATTGATGAAATGAGCGCCAGTCTCACGCCGGCAGCCAAACTTGAGCGATTACACAGCTGGCAAAAAGAGGGAGAGACGGTGGCTATGGTGGGCGATGGCATTAATGATGCCCCGGCCTTAGCGCAAGCTAATGTGGGTATTGCCATGGGCTCTGGAACCGATGTGGCCAATTCTGCAGCCTCTATTACACTACTGCGCGCGGATTTACGTTTGGTGGCCGAAGCTATTTATTTATCGCGCGCGACCTGGAAAACTATTCAACAGAATCTCTTTTGGGCTTTTTTCTATAACGTGATTGGTATTCCGTTAGCCGCCATGGGTTATCTGAGTCCCATTCTGGCAGGTTTTGCCATGGCCGTCTCCTCAGTGACGGTGGTTACCAACGCACTATTATTGCGCAGAAAATAG
- the oxlT gene encoding oxalate/formate MFS antiporter: MSRSVVQPSVSLTEPFTGPTRWVQLVLGLVCMMAIASPQYTWTLFTKPLMGSIGAKLPEIQITFSILIVIQTFFSPIQGYFIDRFGPRFLISVGTFLSGLSWVMASYIHTLTGLYLTYGLIGGVGTGIVYIGIISQMVKWFPDRRGFAVGMVAAGYGFGAFLTTFPVAYGISHYGYQMTLFVYGILFAIIGVIAAQGLKQPFTPTTPATSVTEPEVRGVSGKVMLKTPLFWLMFIMMTMLSTSGLMVISQTAAIARDFGVASVLVFGMAALPLALSVDRITNGLTRPFFGWMSDRIGRENTMFIAFLMEGLAMLAWLQFRGDPLLFVLLTGVVFFGWGEIFSLFPSTLTDTFGEKYASSNYGLLYMAQGVGSVLGGPVAAQLHEVTHSWLPVFAVVITLDIVAALLALFVLKPLRRKVRYC; encoded by the coding sequence ATGAGTAGATCAGTGGTTCAACCTTCAGTCTCCCTCACTGAGCCCTTTACGGGCCCAACACGTTGGGTTCAATTAGTGCTGGGCTTAGTGTGTATGATGGCTATTGCCAGTCCTCAGTACACCTGGACACTTTTTACTAAGCCATTGATGGGCAGTATTGGCGCCAAGTTGCCGGAAATTCAAATTACTTTTTCTATTTTGATTGTTATCCAAACATTTTTTTCGCCGATACAGGGCTACTTTATTGACCGTTTTGGCCCACGTTTTTTAATTAGTGTGGGGACTTTTTTAAGTGGGTTGAGTTGGGTGATGGCTTCCTATATTCATACCCTCACTGGTCTTTATTTGACCTATGGATTAATCGGTGGCGTTGGCACTGGCATTGTTTACATTGGTATTATCTCGCAAATGGTCAAATGGTTTCCAGATCGCCGGGGTTTTGCTGTGGGGATGGTGGCTGCAGGGTATGGTTTTGGTGCTTTCTTGACCACTTTCCCAGTGGCCTATGGAATTTCTCATTATGGTTATCAAATGACGTTATTTGTTTACGGCATCCTCTTTGCCATTATTGGGGTCATTGCCGCTCAAGGATTAAAACAACCCTTTACACCGACTACTCCAGCGACCTCTGTGACAGAACCTGAGGTTCGCGGGGTGAGTGGCAAGGTTATGCTCAAAACGCCCTTATTTTGGTTGATGTTTATCATGATGACCATGCTCTCCACCTCAGGCTTAATGGTGATTTCTCAAACCGCCGCCATTGCTCGAGATTTCGGTGTGGCAAGTGTGTTGGTGTTTGGTATGGCAGCGCTACCCTTAGCTCTCTCTGTGGACCGTATTACCAATGGTTTAACCCGTCCTTTCTTTGGCTGGATGTCAGATCGGATTGGTCGAGAGAACACTATGTTTATCGCCTTTTTAATGGAAGGTTTGGCCATGTTAGCATGGTTGCAGTTCAGAGGTGACCCCTTACTCTTTGTGTTATTAACCGGCGTAGTTTTTTTTGGTTGGGGCGAGATTTTTTCCCTTTTTCCCTCTACACTAACGGATACTTTTGGCGAAAAATACGCCAGTAGTAATTATGGATTGTTGTACATGGCGCAAGGGGTAGGTTCTGTCTTGGGCGGACCGGTGGCCGCACAGTTACATGAGGTCACACACAGTTGGTTGCCGGTGTTTGCTGTGGTGATCACTTTAGATATTGTGGCGGCACTGCTTGCTTTATTTGTTTTAAAACCCCTCCGTCGCAAAGTACGTTATTGTTAA
- a CDS encoding gamma-glutamyltransferase family protein translates to MLNTVVGTQGMVTSPHSLASQAGLSILRQGGNAIEAMVAAAATIAVVYPHMNSIGGDGFWVIVPPDGEPIAIRACGGAAQQATIDAYTSQGMSTIPFRGPWAANTVAGTIGGWKTALEISHERGGQLPLSTLLADAIHYALEGIPVTPSQSVLTAKKLTELIDQPGFAETFLTERQSYAVGAKFCQPKLATTLQRLVAEGLDSFYRGPLAEDIARDLALIGSPIILSDLQRYEAPRVTPLYLNSQWGTLYNMTLPTQGAVSLAILGIAERFGWQSIQEESADYVHLLVESTKQAFKLRDRFVTDPDTAPIAAQDILSDEHLSQGAEEIALNKALAWGQGKGPADTVWLGAIDKNGLAVSFIQSIYHEYGSGCVLPTTGINWQNRGASFSLNPQHLLALAPYKKPFHTLNPAAVKLKDGRVMVYGTMGGDGQPQTQAAVFTRHVIYGQPLQQAVTAPRWLLGRTWGQTSDTLKLESRFPKELIEDLKARGHDVELLNEFDETVGHAGAVVRHPNGVFEGASDPRSNGVVASF, encoded by the coding sequence ATGCTCAATACGGTTGTTGGTACACAGGGGATGGTGACTTCTCCCCATTCCCTCGCTTCACAGGCAGGATTATCTATTTTAAGGCAGGGGGGAAATGCCATTGAGGCCATGGTGGCGGCCGCCGCCACTATCGCTGTGGTTTATCCTCATATGAATAGTATTGGTGGGGATGGTTTTTGGGTGATTGTCCCCCCAGATGGTGAGCCGATTGCCATTCGTGCCTGCGGCGGGGCTGCACAACAAGCCACCATCGATGCTTATACCAGCCAGGGCATGAGCACCATCCCCTTTCGTGGTCCCTGGGCGGCCAATACTGTTGCCGGTACCATTGGCGGCTGGAAAACCGCTCTTGAGATTAGTCATGAACGCGGTGGGCAGTTGCCACTCTCTACTCTGTTAGCTGACGCCATTCATTATGCTCTTGAGGGCATTCCGGTTACCCCTAGTCAGTCAGTCTTAACGGCTAAAAAACTGACGGAATTAATTGATCAACCAGGCTTTGCTGAGACCTTTTTGACCGAACGCCAAAGCTATGCGGTGGGCGCAAAATTTTGCCAGCCGAAACTTGCTACAACACTGCAACGGCTGGTTGCTGAGGGGTTAGATAGCTTTTATCGTGGTCCCTTGGCGGAGGATATTGCACGGGATTTGGCGCTCATTGGCTCGCCAATAATCCTTTCTGATTTACAGCGTTATGAGGCGCCACGCGTGACGCCCCTCTATTTAAATTCGCAATGGGGTACGCTCTACAACATGACCCTGCCCACTCAAGGGGCCGTGTCGCTGGCTATTTTAGGGATTGCGGAGCGTTTTGGTTGGCAAAGTATTCAAGAAGAAAGTGCTGATTATGTGCATTTGTTGGTGGAGTCCACGAAGCAAGCCTTTAAATTAAGAGACCGTTTTGTTACAGATCCTGATACCGCTCCCATCGCCGCGCAAGATATTTTAAGTGATGAGCATTTGTCTCAAGGCGCTGAGGAGATAGCGCTGAATAAGGCCCTTGCTTGGGGTCAAGGTAAGGGTCCTGCTGATACGGTTTGGCTTGGAGCCATTGATAAAAATGGCCTGGCAGTATCCTTTATCCAAAGTATTTATCATGAGTATGGTAGTGGCTGCGTATTGCCTACCACAGGGATTAATTGGCAAAATAGGGGCGCCTCTTTTAGTTTAAATCCTCAGCACTTGCTGGCCCTAGCACCCTATAAGAAACCTTTTCATACCCTGAACCCTGCTGCCGTGAAACTTAAGGATGGACGCGTGATGGTGTATGGCACCATGGGCGGGGATGGTCAACCACAAACCCAAGCCGCAGTCTTTACCCGTCATGTGATTTATGGGCAGCCCTTACAGCAAGCGGTCACTGCACCGAGATGGTTGCTGGGGCGCACATGGGGGCAAACCTCGGATACCTTGAAATTGGAATCCCGCTTTCCTAAGGAATTGATTGAGGATCTTAAGGCGCGCGGTCATGATGTGGAGTTACTCAATGAGTTTGACGAGACCGTGGGGCATGCGGGTGCTGTAGTGCGTCACCCTAATGGTGTTTTTGAAGGAGCGAGTGATCCGAGATCAAATGGCGTCGTAGCTTCTTTTTAA
- a CDS encoding type II secretion system F family protein — MTNIRLILSLVSQSQLTGHLSLMLYQRGWDTDIRQQRLHHRLKQLTFVVLLFLVIALILECFKRSPWVHALLCLDLFIPILVIHFFNQRFKTRLKRISHSLPLVLEGLLLCNGAGLSIPQSLERLSIFFDAQHPLKREWLIACHQLQSGLNVYQVLDALHQRNPHPALERIVMLLKSQYRFGHELEQGLMSEMGLYLTDQQHTIRESHATLNLQLLMPMLGCFLPSLILMILIPSLTQLSHLVS; from the coding sequence ATGACTAATATTCGATTAATTCTCTCTCTTGTGTCACAGTCGCAGCTCACTGGCCATCTATCCTTAATGCTCTATCAACGAGGGTGGGATACGGATATCCGGCAACAACGTCTTCATCACCGGCTCAAACAATTGACCTTCGTTGTGCTCCTGTTCCTTGTTATCGCACTCATTCTTGAGTGCTTTAAGAGGAGTCCATGGGTCCATGCGTTGCTGTGTCTGGATCTGTTTATACCAATACTGGTGATTCATTTTTTTAACCAACGTTTTAAGACCCGACTAAAGCGTATTTCACACTCTCTGCCTTTGGTATTAGAGGGATTGCTGCTGTGTAACGGAGCAGGGTTATCTATCCCACAAAGCCTTGAACGATTGAGTATTTTTTTTGACGCACAACATCCCTTAAAAAGAGAATGGTTAATTGCTTGCCATCAACTGCAATCTGGATTGAATGTCTATCAAGTATTGGATGCACTTCATCAACGCAATCCTCACCCAGCTTTAGAGAGAATTGTGATGCTCTTAAAAAGCCAATACCGTTTTGGTCATGAGCTAGAACAAGGATTAATGAGTGAAATGGGGCTCTATCTTACTGATCAACAACACACTATTCGAGAGAGTCACGCGACGCTTAATTTACAATTACTGATGCCCATGCTCGGCTGTTTTCTTCCTTCGTTGATATTGATGATCCTTATCCCCTCACTCACTCAACTCTCCCATCTCGTCTCTTAG
- a CDS encoding type II secretion system F family protein, translating into MTLLTVVFFINLMLSLVMGIILIKSYLSHHSSLSPLLPTLPLHQYSPTEPVTRPQRGLLSFFTASQNQVNLEEWCRFFDLLCFSLKSGLTLRQAFQALLEHVTGPLHSGLQQVLHEINLGSSTSDSLNHWLNSLEDPLLKRFIFIVELHEQTGGDMVRLLKQWTPQLRQRQLLLTEVKHATKEARASGVILSLLTPMMACVTWYLHPQLWHEALNTQLGLSLLIGTVLLWLIGSLWTHKLTQGTRHY; encoded by the coding sequence ATGACACTGCTCACGGTTGTTTTCTTTATTAATCTCATGCTGTCTCTCGTGATGGGTATCATTCTTATCAAAAGTTATTTATCCCATCATTCCTCTTTGTCTCCTTTACTACCAACCCTACCTCTTCATCAGTACTCTCCCACAGAACCTGTGACACGCCCTCAGCGTGGTCTCCTGAGTTTTTTTACGGCTTCCCAGAACCAAGTCAACCTTGAGGAGTGGTGTCGTTTTTTTGATCTGTTATGCTTTTCTCTAAAAAGTGGCTTGACTCTGCGCCAAGCCTTTCAGGCTCTGTTAGAGCATGTTACCGGCCCTCTTCACTCTGGTTTACAGCAGGTACTTCATGAAATTAATTTGGGCTCTTCCACCAGCGACAGCCTCAACCATTGGCTAAACTCCCTTGAGGATCCACTGTTGAAGCGCTTTATCTTTATCGTTGAATTGCATGAACAAACAGGAGGAGATATGGTACGTTTACTCAAACAATGGACGCCACAATTACGTCAACGACAACTGTTACTCACTGAGGTAAAGCATGCCACGAAAGAGGCCCGTGCCTCAGGCGTTATCCTCTCTCTTCTCACTCCCATGATGGCCTGCGTCACCTGGTATTTACATCCCCAACTGTGGCATGAGGCTCTCAATACTCAATTAGGCTTATCCCTGCTCATAGGAACCGTTCTTCTCTGGCTGATCGGGAGTTTGTGGACCCATAAACTGACACAAGGCACGCGCCATTATTAA
- a CDS encoding CpaF family protein, with translation MGRRLDETHPMVDARLKDGSRLNAILPPLAINGPILSIRRFNPSQGLGFTQLIHQQSLSHAMAELCLMYVNQRANILISGGTGSGKTTFLNVLASHIHHQERLITIEDAAELRIHHPHIVSLETRPANTEGGGEITGEQLLKNALRMRPNRIIFGELRAKEAWDLMQAMNTGHPGSMTTIHANSAEHALIRLEQLITNHQEHSLANLSAQLKQTIDVIIHLERDSLGQRRIVSIHELHPKKYSPLVCLYSYDGQAFTATSLLSKYRQAAQHIFL, from the coding sequence TTGGGTCGTCGTTTAGATGAAACTCATCCCATGGTGGATGCCCGCCTTAAGGATGGCTCACGTTTAAATGCTATTTTACCGCCCCTTGCCATCAATGGCCCAATTCTCTCTATTCGTCGCTTTAACCCCTCGCAAGGCTTAGGGTTCACACAACTTATTCATCAACAGTCTTTGAGTCATGCCATGGCTGAGCTATGCTTAATGTATGTAAATCAACGAGCCAATATTTTAATTAGTGGTGGAACCGGCTCTGGTAAAACCACTTTTCTGAATGTGTTGGCCTCACACATTCATCATCAGGAGAGGCTCATTACCATAGAGGATGCTGCAGAATTACGTATTCACCATCCTCATATTGTTAGCCTTGAAACACGCCCTGCTAACACTGAGGGAGGAGGAGAAATCACTGGCGAACAACTATTAAAAAATGCGCTACGCATGCGCCCTAACCGAATTATATTTGGCGAATTACGCGCCAAAGAAGCCTGGGACCTGATGCAGGCCATGAATACTGGCCACCCGGGATCAATGACCACTATTCATGCCAATAGCGCAGAACATGCCCTCATTCGTTTAGAGCAACTCATCACCAATCACCAGGAGCATTCACTGGCCAACTTAAGTGCACAACTCAAACAAACTATAGATGTCATCATTCATTTAGAACGAGACTCCCTAGGGCAAAGACGGATTGTCTCTATTCATGAACTTCATCCAAAGAAATACAGCCCACTGGTCTGTTTGTATTCTTATGATGGGCAAGCCTTTACGGCCACTTCACTGTTATCCAAATATCGACAAGCGGCACAACATATTTTTCTATGA
- a CDS encoding TadE family protein, whose amino-acid sequence MNNRIQQQGSLIVEFALLLPIFLLMIMFYLYSALLMWDGFSSQWFLWHATRLESTTILSPSQLINTLTTNQLGQNIGFLNSLVSTSELTISLINALGENVAVPSHFSASSNQYYCQNNMLSSCITSLQLQLCQTGSTPCQSPSWLFSDFSLHFSMPLNGLSFTRPIEAAGGFY is encoded by the coding sequence ATGAATAATCGCATTCAACAACAAGGATCCTTGATCGTCGAGTTCGCTCTCCTATTACCCATTTTCTTACTAATGATTATGTTCTATCTTTACAGCGCTCTATTAATGTGGGATGGCTTTAGTAGCCAATGGTTTTTATGGCACGCCACACGCCTTGAGAGCACCACAATTCTGTCCCCCAGTCAGTTAATCAATACATTGACCACTAATCAATTAGGACAAAATATTGGGTTTTTAAATTCCTTAGTCAGCACCAGTGAGCTCACGATTAGCTTAATAAATGCTTTGGGAGAGAACGTCGCTGTGCCCAGTCATTTTTCTGCGAGTAGCAATCAATACTATTGCCAAAATAATATGCTCTCATCGTGTATTACCTCACTACAACTACAATTATGCCAAACGGGGTCCACTCCCTGCCAATCTCCCTCTTGGCTTTTCAGTGACTTTTCTCTCCACTTTTCCATGCCGTTAAATGGTTTATCGTTCACTCGCCCCATTGAGGCTGCTGGGGGTTTTTATTAG
- a CDS encoding pilus assembly protein TadG-related protein, producing MRYPSLLTQQGSISIMALIILPITISLILMMIFLGQLVEERINLDRALDDAALAAAFELDQTPQSFSRATTLINNLLQRSQQNSAIDLSVITISFGPCPHLTSSLNGTVTQQQITCPFVSAQQAANQPQGLVYVAIDSGRQRVGKLLTMLAPFLPAPAITTRHSLAVAGRLSPFKPRLCQ from the coding sequence ATGAGGTATCCATCACTCTTAACACAACAAGGCAGCATAAGCATCATGGCACTGATTATATTGCCCATAACCATATCACTCATCCTCATGATGATTTTTTTAGGTCAACTGGTGGAAGAGCGCATTAACCTAGATCGCGCCTTGGATGATGCAGCACTCGCTGCAGCCTTTGAACTCGATCAAACTCCACAAAGTTTCTCACGTGCTACGACACTCATTAACAACCTATTGCAACGCAGTCAACAGAATTCAGCTATTGATTTATCTGTCATCACCATTAGCTTTGGTCCTTGCCCCCATCTCACCAGCTCATTGAATGGGACCGTAACCCAGCAACAAATAACCTGTCCTTTTGTTTCCGCACAACAGGCTGCCAATCAGCCCCAAGGATTAGTTTATGTGGCCATCGATAGTGGCCGTCAACGGGTCGGAAAACTCCTCACCATGCTCGCCCCATTTCTGCCCGCACCAGCCATCACTACCCGTCATTCTCTTGCCGTTGCCGGCAGATTAAGTCCCTTTAAGCCGAGGCTATGTCAATGA
- a CDS encoding Flp family type IVb pilin: MEYFQCLMDELKSFIKQEQGVTAIEYGLIASLIGLAIIAGTTLLGSNLNAKFTTIATTIAAAI; this comes from the coding sequence ATGGAATATTTTCAGTGTTTAATGGATGAGTTAAAGTCCTTTATCAAGCAAGAACAAGGTGTCACCGCAATCGAATATGGATTAATTGCCTCATTAATCGGTCTTGCCATTATTGCTGGAACCACTTTACTAGGGAGCAACCTGAACGCCAAGTTCACCACCATCGCCACTACGATTGCTGCGGCAATTTAA
- a CDS encoding response regulator transcription factor, whose amino-acid sequence MAESSQIRVFASSHHQIAILGVKALIENTQRSIQWVGNEPPSYSILSTLERKKPNVLIADASLLQFNFNLPQKLQDMNIGLLIMIPYRDLIQQESLLKAGAKAVVTWNETPGTFMMALEQVAQLKIWFSPELGLKLIHRVINGETDTNSPAGKVHMSQLSTREKQVIAHVIRYPNATTHDLGRYLHLSPSTVRNYLSDIYKKLELKGKPALIAFSHEHQLFIPSHN is encoded by the coding sequence ATGGCTGAATCATCACAGATTCGGGTATTTGCATCGAGTCATCATCAAATTGCTATTCTTGGCGTTAAAGCACTGATAGAAAATACTCAGCGCTCTATTCAGTGGGTGGGCAATGAACCACCCAGCTATTCAATTTTATCCACACTAGAAAGAAAAAAACCTAATGTCCTCATCGCGGACGCGAGTTTATTGCAGTTTAATTTCAACTTACCACAGAAATTACAAGACATGAATATTGGCTTGTTAATTATGATTCCTTACCGTGATTTGATCCAACAAGAATCCTTATTAAAAGCCGGGGCTAAGGCCGTGGTAACGTGGAATGAAACACCCGGAACTTTTATGATGGCCTTAGAGCAAGTGGCCCAGCTTAAAATATGGTTTTCCCCGGAATTGGGATTGAAACTTATTCATCGCGTCATCAACGGCGAAACGGATACCAATAGTCCTGCGGGTAAAGTTCATATGAGTCAATTGAGTACCCGTGAGAAGCAAGTCATCGCCCATGTCATTCGTTATCCCAACGCCACTACCCACGATTTAGGCAGATACCTTCATCTTAGCCCATCGACCGTGAGAAACTATTTATCAGATATTTATAAAAAGTTAGAGCTCAAAGGGAAGCCAGCCTTAATCGCTTTCTCCCATGAGCATCAATTGTTTATTCCATCACACAATTGA